The Scleropages formosus chromosome 20, fSclFor1.1, whole genome shotgun sequence genomic interval CTGGGCTCCTCGGTGGCCTCCAGCCTCAATGACACAGAGTACCAGTTGCTCCGAGACAACACAGGTACTGGTGCTCGGGATCCTGGCGCTACCGTGCCAGTAATCGTATTCGTTTCTCAGTGAATTCTCCTGCTTCTGCAGACGTCCTAGTGCAGGCTTGTCTTTTGTGACTATTTCATCCTGTTTAAGTAGAAATGAATTGATGACATATtgatatattttaaagtattcTCCAGGGCCTCGCACTAATaggcgacccccccccccgatctcTTTGGTTTTCAGAGCCCAATCCCTCCCTGAACACCTTGCTGCCTTCACATGGTGCCTGGCCTTACAGTGCCTCCTCAGACAGCCCCCAGAACAGCGCACACAGCCCAGGTACTGCGCTGCTTCGCTTGACCCAACAGGGACGTGCTGTGGGGGACGTCTCATATTTGTGGCTGTCTGTctttaactgctttttttcttcttattctgAGAGCATAAGAGGAGCTGGTCTTGGACGCTGGAAATGCGAATCTTTGGAGCCCTATTGACTGTATACCCAATTTACAAATTGAGGTTAACATTGACTGCCAGTGAATTAATGTCTTTCCAGTTGAGTTTATTTGGACAAATTAAGTTTATATACAGATGTATATAACCTATATTTATATTAGCTTACGTTGCAAAACTGCAGGGATTGGGTTAGTGACTGTAACCTGAGAGCCTGAACCGCTCCAGGTCTACTAAGGCCATGCTGAGAAGCTAAAGAGCTTATGTCATATCTTGAGTTTAAACTGCACTCTTTGTCACTCCTCCTTGTATTTATGTTAAGGGACAGCTGATACCATAGTAGTtcgagctgctacctttgaatctgaaggttgttggtttgaatctcacctactgctgctgcacccttgaggaaagtacttaccctaaattggacAAATAAAGACAGGTACCATAGAAATTAGATAATTCAGCACAGCAGGGATCAGTCTTGTTCAGAAGATACAGCTATGTGATTTGCAGCATCAACAAAAGTGATCTCTTTACTTTGTTCCAGCTGAATGTCTTCAGCCAGAAGTTTATTTTTGACAGAAGGCTGATCTGTATCTACGATCAAAATCATACACAACTCATATGGGGATAAAGTAAttactaaaatataaaatgtcctTTTCCTTACTTTTGGAAGAACATGTTTGTCTTTCATGCCATAGTATGAGCTCAAAATGGATAGTCCAGTTTCAATGACTTGCGATGAACTAGCAGCCCATCGAGGTTGTACTGTGCCACATACCGTATGTTTCCGGGCTAGATTCcaaaccaccacaaccctgcactggacaagccaTTACTGATAAGGAGTGGTTCAGTTTTTATGTACCATTGTGAAACCAGATGGGGAATTCTTGTTGGGTTTTCAACTACATTATATTGTGTATTGTGCAGTTGTCAAGAGTCTCCCGAGTGGCCCAAACAACTTGTATGCTCATTGTAAAAGATGTAAAATTATTACCTGCAGCAATAATTTCcaacagtttttatttctgaagtCATGTCAGACAACAACAAAATGACTTTGCTCAGGGAGCAGAGGTAAGAGAGTGTAAAAGGGGTTGGtataaaatgaggaaaaaaggtgAGTAAGAGCAAGTCACATTCTTTACATTCTTGCTCAGgccatcagaaaaaaaacactatggtACCAAACGACACAGAGAAcacactgaaatatcacataaGACATCTTTCATTGCAGTTGTCTCTTCTCCCCCCGAAAGATGATTGATTCTTTCATTcccagattttttatttttgaagatacTGACAAAGTCAATTAAATGTTTCTATTAAGCTGACTTCCCATGCATGAATCAAAAATGGCCCCAAAACATGCATTTTACATGAAACTTTACATCACTCCAGGGTTCTGCTGTTATTAATTGTTGGCAGAGTGACATTCTTGTCCAGGTATTGTGTAGCTTGAGAGAATGATGTGCCTACATTCCTTCAAAATAAACTATCCCCCAAAATTACCATTCTGTGCACGCCCAAACCTGCACAGAATCTGATATTTAAGAGTCCAACTCCCTCTTCCTAATTCATCCTCCCCCAGCCCCTGtaacatatacatatttatataactataaaaaaagtaaaaggacaGTGATCAGAGGTCAGTCTCTGCAGTGTGTTGTATGAGTGAGGCAGTGGAAGGGAGGGAAATGTTGCAGTGCCCCTAAGCCAAACCTCAAGCACTTGGAAGAACTTGTGTACTGACTCCACAGTTtgctctcccctcctcctcatcacCTTGGCTCTGTTACTCTCCCCATTCCAGTCTCCCTTTCTCCCTGTGCAGCCCCCAGGCCTCACAGAGGGACATTCAGATCACATCTTCCCTGGGGCTGGAGGCATCATACCAGGCATCCCGCCAGACATCCCAGTGTTAGGTCCTAGCAGAATCTACATCAAAGCATGTCATTTCAATTAAACCTCTTCATGAAACTGTTACAGTGCATACAAAGTCAACACAGGAACAAACACCAAACAAAACTTCCAAACTCTATTCCCACACTGAAGAGAAATGGTAGAAATCATAGAAAATGAGGGAAGAGGATAAGAATATGAGGAAATGTgaaacagcactgaaaataCTACTGAAGCTAACCTGTCTCTGCTGTTGTAgttgctgctgctccagctgcagacGCTCTGTCTCAAAGATGACAGGCAGCACAAGGATCATGAAGGAGGTAGTCCCCACCCAGAGTGCTGATCGTGTGAAACTGCCAGACAAAGGGAATGAGAGTCAACCAGTGGTACCAGGAGATGATTCCAGATGGCCACTGGCCAGAACATACTCTTCAACTCACCTGTACAGCTTCTTGGCCACGGAGAGTGAACACTGCGCTGACACCTCTGCTGCAGAGCGCAGTCTGTCTGGGAACATCTCAGTGAGTCCCCAAAGTCTCTCCACGAGCGTCTCGTCCAGCTAAGAGCAATCAATATAGGAGAAAGCAAGAAAGTTGGCAGAGAACACCTTGGTTGTTGAGAGACGTGGACAGCTATATTCTAAATATCCTTTTGATTCAAATCTTGCCATATTTTATGTGTAGAAACTGCGAAGAATGATGTGACACGTGAATAAAAGGGTAGAAAGCTTGCAATATATAGTAATAAGACAACTGGAAGACGGCACATTCCATAAACACTGTATCCTGCCTTCCATTAACAACACACAACATCTGTGCAATGCCTGGTTTGGGCATAGAGCATTGCCTTCATATGTTATTGGTGCAATGTATGACTGGTACAATGTCAAGAGGGGGGAATTAAGTCAAAATTAAAACTAGAAGCACTTTAGGTTCagttgagaaaagaaaaactactaAAGTCTTCCTCACTATGTCCTCAGGGCACTTTGCTGATTCCTCTTGCAGGACAGCACTTTGATTCAGGCCATACTGTCACTTTAactgcgctctctctctcagtatGCCAGCCAGTTTTCACCATGAATCAAACAGGGAAGAAGGATGCATGGCAAGATGCAGGTGCTTGTGTGTGCTAACTAGGGCGGATGGTGTTTTTGCCGATGGAGGCCATACTTTTGAGATGACCAAAGGTTAAACTATCATGTCTAGAGGATTTCAACCCTAGTTTTGGCATATCACTCTGCAGAGACCCTTTTTCCACATAAGGTCCATATTACACTTGATTCAGTGTTGCTTAAGCTTTAAGACTAATCCAATTAAACAACTACTAGGTTGGAGGGTGTTTAAACAGGCTATAAAGTAACCCTGACTGATGGCTGTTGACCTACAAGGATCACTGTCTATACACTAATGTTACTTTGATTGGTAGCAAAATGTTTGCACAAAAATCTTACAGTCAATGAATGAACCAAGGAATTTTAACTTCACTTTTTAGGTAGAGTCAGTATGAAACTACAGTGTGAACTTACAGTATTTGGGTCAACCTGTTGAATGCCTGAAcaagtgaatgaatgattgaTGCTCTCAGTGAAACCATAACCTTCTGAGAGGAGGTTACAATTGCAGGGACCGAAACACATGTATCCTGCACCAGCAAAAAGACTCAGACTCACGATGTACCTCCAAGAATACTGACATGACGGCTCATGTTCGCTTGTCAACGGGGACAGGTTTCTGTGAACGTCAATGTTAGTAATGGAGCCATGTTGAgtttgcacagaaaaaaaatcactttcctCTGACAACATCACCTCAAATAATGACAACAGCAATGTACCTGTACTCATCAAGTTCCCTGATTAGCCATTAGATACCTACCTGAGTGAAACCCAATACACTAATAACCAATGTAATTACAGTTAGTCCAGTAACATACAGAGAAAGTCCACTCATACCCAGCCTACAGATATTTACTCTGACACCCGTCTTGAGTTATACACAGTCCACTGATACCCATTTAATGGCATCCAGTCCACTGATAACCTATTTGAATCTCATTCGATCAGTGAGTCAGAGATAGCCATGTCCAGCCCATACTAGGCCAGAGGTGATTGTGAGTGAAAGCTGTCCGGTGTCTCTGCGTTGTTTCAgttacagtacttttttttgtgtgtattattaaattaatatatttaagtgTCTCCCGGGCCGGGGTGGTGTTCTACAGTCTAACGTCCTTCACAACTGTGCTGGTGTTTAAACACGTTCATATCATCATGGTTTCCGCCATTGCAGCGGCCTCAGGAGGAGGAGAATAACTTTATTAATGTCAgggtttgtcatttttaattaccTCGTCGTCATCTTCGTCTCCTTCAATTTCGTCTGCAGGGGACCGGGTGTCCACTGAGGGAGAAAGCTCCTCTATTCCAGCCATtcgtttattattttttccgcCGGGATGTTTGGACTAACTAAGCTGTTTTTCAATGAACGCCACGAATTGCCTCCGTGCGTTTCCACGAGCTTCTACCGCCAACAGCCCGGCTCGTGGCGCCAGTGAAGCGTGCTGTACAGCTGCGCGAGCTGAGGTCGTTCGAGTGACGCGCGCGTTGGACGCCGGGAAGGGTCTCTGGAGTTCCGCTCTAGGACGAGACTGGCGCCACAGCGCCGACAAGCGGAGCGGAAGACTAACTGCACTGTACCGTACAGAACACTGTTTCTCACCATACGAAcacaaaagtcacttttaccaataaatcacaaacaataaaagattATTAGTACCGATTTCCCCGATTTATTCgctaattagtttttttaaaaaactattaTAATCACCAATATTCAATAACAACTCAACTCAGTAATCATACACCGAGTCTCATTGTATCTAGGGAAAAACAGCTCTCATTTACTCCACTATAATATATAGAATAAGCCAAAATTTAAGAAAAGagataaatggggaaaaatcatttaaaaataatcaaatggaattttttcttttg includes:
- the tomm22 gene encoding mitochondrial import receptor subunit TOM22 homolog, with the protein product MAGIEELSPSVDTRSPADEIEGDEDDDELDETLVERLWGLTEMFPDRLRSAAEVSAQCSLSVAKKLYSFTRSALWVGTTSFMILVLPVIFETERLQLEQQQLQQQRQILLGPNTGMSGGMPGMMPPAPGKM